One window of Methanobacterium sp. genomic DNA carries:
- the mmp10 gene encoding methyl coenzyme M reductase-arginine methyltransferase Mmp10 (Mmp10 (methanogenesis marker protein 10) is a cobalamin-requiring radical SAM methyltransferase that creates the methylarginine modification to methyl coenzyme M reductase.), whose translation MQIIADVGGIPGKDCRGFCKYCYFRKVKAAEPLGCKSCLPGTFGCQQCTSGVRETKNEFIPPFMVINSVKTSLMMGNFREDDLKINISGGGDVSCYPHLLDITSAFSQWEIPIHLGYTSGKGIDDPKMANDLLSHGVEEVTFTVFSTNPELRKTWMGDKNPQASLGALKRFSEGCDVHAAAVIVPGVNDGEALRETCADLEKWGAKAFILMRFANYRNQGLILGNEPIIEGVEPHNLQEFEELVRSINQEFNLRVTGTPVCDPENDSPFALTQKKNLHYLEILSEVTSEATILTSKIAKPYIERVFNTIGASDLVNVVAADQDIGCLITQRDLEDLDLGDLKETVIIPGRAFVHDKKATEILSRDGTERIVARGPDKLSVDGEMSGTLSQNDVLKTELIAFEDLIECINFFGVRKE comes from the coding sequence ATGCAAATAATCGCAGATGTGGGTGGAATCCCTGGGAAAGATTGTAGAGGCTTCTGCAAATACTGTTATTTTCGTAAGGTTAAAGCAGCAGAACCGTTAGGATGCAAATCATGTCTTCCCGGTACTTTTGGTTGCCAGCAGTGTACTTCTGGAGTGCGGGAAACAAAAAATGAATTCATCCCCCCATTCATGGTTATTAACTCCGTTAAAACATCCCTAATGATGGGAAATTTCCGTGAAGATGATCTTAAAATAAACATCAGTGGCGGTGGAGATGTGAGTTGCTATCCCCATCTCCTGGACATTACATCAGCATTTTCCCAGTGGGAAATTCCCATTCACCTTGGTTACACCAGTGGAAAGGGTATTGATGACCCCAAAATGGCCAACGACCTCTTATCCCACGGAGTAGAAGAGGTTACATTCACTGTTTTTTCAACCAACCCCGAACTCCGAAAAACCTGGATGGGTGATAAGAACCCCCAGGCATCTCTTGGTGCTTTGAAAAGATTTTCCGAAGGTTGTGATGTGCACGCAGCTGCAGTAATCGTTCCGGGTGTTAATGATGGTGAAGCTCTGCGTGAAACATGCGCTGATCTGGAAAAATGGGGTGCCAAGGCATTCATCCTCATGAGATTTGCCAATTACCGCAATCAGGGACTTATACTTGGAAATGAGCCTATAATTGAAGGTGTTGAACCACATAACCTTCAGGAGTTTGAAGAACTGGTGCGTAGCATAAACCAGGAATTCAATCTTAGGGTGACTGGTACACCAGTCTGTGATCCTGAAAACGACTCACCATTCGCCCTGACTCAAAAGAAAAACCTACACTACTTGGAAATATTATCCGAGGTAACTTCTGAAGCAACCATATTAACCAGTAAAATTGCTAAACCCTACATTGAACGCGTCTTTAATACCATTGGAGCTTCTGACCTGGTAAACGTGGTGGCAGCAGATCAGGATATTGGATGTCTCATCACCCAACGGGATCTGGAGGATTTAGACCTTGGTGATCTGAAAGAAACAGTTATCATCCCGGGAAGAGCTTTTGTCCATGATAAAAAGGCTACAGAAATCTTAAGCAGGGATGGTACAGAACGCATTGTTGCCAGAGGCCCGGATAAACTCAGTGTTGATGGTGAGATGAGTGGCACTCTTAGCCAAAATGATGTGCTTAAGACAGAGTTAATAGCATTTGAGGATTTAATAGAATGTATTAATTTTTTTGGAGTTAGGAAAGAATAA
- a CDS encoding metallophosphoesterase, giving the protein MRRILQYAMFISLFFVGFLALNYYVFFGMSFLLGLPMDNGFYIIMLIAALSYPVATLIERTVSNNFTRIFYTAASAWMGISFYLLFALIVYLVFSWFVPIPRESAGILIAILVTVISTYSIYNSYTLKLVKIEIPLKGLNEDLKAVHLSDIHIGSIRNSGYMERIVNETNKLNPDLVFITGDMVDGSARLHKHTFNAINRLNAPAFFVTGNHETYEGLDEVFRVLEGTKLRILQGELVDFKGIQVIGVGYYYGRDHLKNTLSQLEINNEKPAILLYHLPRELENAHEAGIDLQLSGHTHNGQMIPFNFLVKLMFPYIQGLYEYNGTKLYVSQGTGTWGPPMRLGSRCEMTLITLKQDLN; this is encoded by the coding sequence ATGAGAAGAATCCTGCAGTATGCAATGTTCATATCCCTATTTTTCGTGGGATTTTTAGCCCTAAACTATTATGTTTTTTTTGGAATGTCATTTCTGTTGGGTTTGCCCATGGATAATGGATTTTACATAATAATGCTTATTGCAGCACTTTCCTATCCTGTGGCCACCCTGATTGAACGGACAGTTTCCAATAACTTCACTCGAATATTCTACACTGCAGCATCAGCTTGGATGGGAATATCATTCTATTTACTTTTCGCTCTAATCGTCTACCTGGTATTTTCCTGGTTTGTTCCGATTCCCCGCGAAAGTGCTGGTATTTTAATAGCGATACTGGTAACGGTTATCAGTACATATTCCATTTATAATAGTTACACATTGAAACTTGTAAAAATAGAGATACCATTAAAAGGTTTAAATGAGGATTTGAAGGCAGTACATCTATCAGACATTCACATTGGTTCCATAAGAAACTCAGGTTACATGGAGAGAATCGTTAATGAAACCAATAAATTAAATCCTGACTTGGTTTTTATAACCGGGGACATGGTTGATGGCAGTGCAAGGTTGCACAAACATACATTTAATGCCATTAACCGTTTGAATGCACCTGCATTCTTTGTGACGGGCAATCATGAAACTTACGAAGGATTGGATGAAGTCTTCCGGGTTCTGGAAGGCACTAAGCTGAGGATTCTTCAGGGGGAACTGGTTGACTTTAAAGGAATTCAGGTAATAGGTGTGGGATATTATTATGGGAGAGACCATCTTAAAAACACCCTCTCACAGCTGGAAATTAACAATGAAAAACCAGCAATCCTCCTTTATCATCTCCCCCGGGAGCTGGAGAATGCCCATGAAGCAGGTATCGACCTGCAACTTTCAGGCCACACCCATAATGGGCAGATGATACCATTCAATTTCCTGGTTAAACTGATGTTTCCGTATATTCAAGGATTGTACGAGTACAATGGAACCAAGTTGTATGTGTCTCAAGGTACTGGTACTTGGGGTCCTCCCATGAGACTTGGTTCAAGGTGTGAAATGACTTTAATCACATTAAAACAGGACTTAAATTAA
- a CDS encoding methanogenesis marker 7 protein, which yields MYETLTYTGGVHKHEEITELIEDLGGFVLQETTTQMDLVLTLAVPVEDVDKVEEKSRELLGKIKRAPMAGTEIAIVSPTLARQHLPHSACDISEYLRRYGAKDNMIGLSRGAGKGISRISEDEKRLIEEHDLAVFALGSFKECIMNKTHLFADIDIPVVVTGAPEMNVEDIPGATAYVSGLGRIPRRLKRGENIRALRNLADVVEDILDNRRKEMMDDPPIVPSILVKTEIENQVEAVKEIYSPAPIVSQLDGVRVKLDFDKYKDQIAEVKVDDYRLGDVSEIKKSLMYDYTLVKLLPETSII from the coding sequence ATGTACGAAACCCTAACCTATACTGGAGGAGTTCACAAGCACGAAGAGATAACAGAGCTTATCGAGGATCTGGGAGGTTTCGTATTGCAGGAGACCACCACTCAGATGGATCTGGTCCTCACCCTAGCAGTGCCTGTGGAAGATGTGGATAAAGTTGAGGAAAAGTCCAGGGAACTTCTGGGGAAAATTAAAAGAGCACCAATGGCAGGAACAGAAATTGCCATTGTATCACCCACACTGGCCAGACAGCACCTACCTCATTCTGCTTGTGATATCTCTGAGTATCTTCGACGTTATGGGGCTAAGGATAACATGATTGGCCTCTCCCGGGGAGCGGGAAAGGGAATATCGCGCATTTCAGAGGATGAAAAAAGACTCATTGAAGAGCATGATCTGGCAGTTTTTGCCTTGGGGAGTTTCAAGGAATGCATCATGAACAAAACTCATCTATTCGCTGACATCGACATCCCCGTGGTGGTAACTGGTGCTCCCGAGATGAATGTAGAGGACATACCAGGGGCCACAGCTTATGTGAGTGGGTTGGGCAGAATCCCCCGTCGTTTAAAAAGAGGGGAGAACATCCGTGCCCTCAGGAACCTGGCAGATGTTGTTGAGGACATTCTCGACAATCGACGTAAAGAAATGATGGATGATCCACCTATAGTCCCCTCCATATTGGTGAAAACAGAAATTGAAAACCAGGTAGAAGCAGTAAAGGAAATCTATTCCCCTGCACCCATAGTCAGTCAGCTGGATGGGGTGAGAGTCAAATTGGACTTTGATAAGTACAAAGACCAGATTGCCGAAGTGAAGGTGGATGATTACCGTCTGGGGGATGTCTCTGAGATTAAAAAATCCCTGATGTATGACTACACTCTGGTGAAACTATTACCAGAAACTTCGATAATTTAA
- a CDS encoding helix-turn-helix transcriptional regulator: MDNWADIEFSSIHNILEQLETIKLVQSNIKAENGGQTSRKVYYITDEGKLVLKKKIKTILSKKGKIIYPFDLGLSNMYVLSHSELIQSLELYLKSVEDPYLFS; the protein is encoded by the coding sequence ATGGATAACTGGGCTGATATTGAGTTTTCATCCATACACAACATTCTAGAACAGCTTGAAACAATCAAATTAGTGCAAAGTAATATTAAAGCTGAGAATGGAGGGCAAACATCCAGAAAAGTTTATTACATAACTGATGAAGGTAAATTGGTCTTAAAGAAAAAAATTAAAACAATTTTGTCAAAAAAAGGCAAAATAATCTACCCATTCGACTTGGGACTTTCAAACATGTATGTTTTAAGTCATAGCGAGCTAATTCAAAGTCTTGAACTTTATTTGAAATCAGTCGAAGACCCGTATTTATTCTCTTGA
- a CDS encoding TRAM domain-containing protein gives MFGADETPKTAPIKEGEEYEVKIEDLGKEGDGITRIDGFVVFVPETKVGEEIKVRITSVRRRFAFAEKVPE, from the coding sequence TTGTTTGGAGCAGATGAAACCCCAAAAACGGCCCCTATAAAAGAAGGGGAGGAATATGAGGTTAAAATTGAAGATTTAGGTAAAGAAGGCGATGGAATCACCAGAATTGACGGTTTCGTAGTCTTTGTACCTGAAACAAAGGTAGGTGAAGAAATTAAGGTTCGAATAACCTCGGTGAGGAGAAGATTCGCCTTTGCTGAGAAGGTTCCTGAATGA
- the comB gene encoding 2-phosphosulfolactate phosphatase, whose amino-acid sequence MKVSLSFERSFSKDVAIMVDVLRASTTITVALEKIPNIIPTLEIEEALAIAPEHQAFLAGERGGATIEGFDVGNSPLEIQNLRGETLIITTSNGTRILEGIRGRALIGSFINAQAVAEKARKIATSHIEVVMAGVRGKFAIEDFLGAGEIISHLRDQELDEMAQSACMAIQNPQLVDQAVTNSRSARNLRKLGFGEDVDFCLQRDKSHLVPEFKDGLIRILE is encoded by the coding sequence ATGAAGGTTTCCCTGAGTTTTGAGAGATCATTTTCTAAAGATGTGGCCATCATGGTTGATGTTTTACGCGCCAGCACCACCATCACCGTGGCCCTGGAAAAAATCCCCAATATCATCCCCACGTTGGAGATAGAAGAAGCTCTGGCTATTGCCCCCGAACATCAGGCCTTCCTGGCAGGTGAAAGGGGAGGGGCAACCATTGAAGGATTCGATGTTGGAAATTCCCCCCTGGAAATCCAGAACTTACGCGGTGAAACCCTGATCATCACCACCAGTAACGGGACCCGGATCCTGGAAGGAATCAGGGGCCGTGCACTCATAGGTTCCTTTATAAATGCTCAGGCAGTTGCAGAGAAGGCCAGGAAAATCGCAACCAGCCATATAGAAGTGGTTATGGCTGGGGTGAGGGGAAAATTCGCCATAGAAGATTTCCTGGGTGCTGGTGAAATAATCTCCCACTTGCGGGATCAGGAACTGGATGAAATGGCCCAATCAGCATGTATGGCAATTCAAAACCCCCAACTGGTGGATCAAGCTGTGACAAACTCCCGATCAGCAAGGAATCTTAGGAAACTGGGATTTGGGGAAGACGTGGACTTCTGTCTCCAGCGAGATAAATCACATTTGGTACCTGAATTTAAAGATGGATTAATAAGAATTTTAGAATAA
- a CDS encoding TraB/GumN family protein, which yields MAPDNLTIIGTAHVSEKSVEEVRNTILESEPDIVAVELDAARYQNLLNEKNGVQQDKEIKIREILKGNNFTMFLVSGFLSYFQKKIGDEVGVKPGSEMLAAAEAAEEAGAKVALIDRDIQITLKRALNRMSFWEKAKFIYSIIASFFSKDEAIEDIEDIKQGDALEEVMGYFQEMSPRAYEVLVAERDAFMAQRLLDLEGNVVAVVGAGHKKGIQKNMENPQDIPPLYQLMELKESKISATKVILFAIPALFIIIFVLAFLQGINIQSGILEFVLLTGGLAFVGSLLAGSKIPSAITAFIVAPFTAIHPLLAAGWFAGIVEAKLRGVSMDDLASLSKSESLRDLWNNRLFRILLVVVGANIGTTIGVFLSIPNVLLPLINKLMGM from the coding sequence ATGGCACCTGACAATTTAACAATCATTGGTACAGCCCACGTATCAGAAAAGAGTGTGGAAGAAGTAAGAAATACCATCCTAGAGAGTGAACCAGACATTGTAGCCGTGGAACTTGACGCAGCCCGTTATCAGAACCTTCTCAACGAGAAGAATGGTGTTCAACAGGATAAAGAGATAAAAATACGGGAAATCTTAAAGGGCAATAATTTCACCATGTTCTTGGTGAGCGGGTTTCTCAGCTACTTCCAGAAAAAGATTGGAGATGAAGTGGGGGTTAAACCCGGCTCAGAAATGCTGGCCGCAGCAGAAGCCGCCGAAGAAGCCGGAGCCAAGGTCGCCCTTATTGACCGTGACATTCAGATCACCCTTAAACGGGCTTTGAATCGAATGAGTTTCTGGGAAAAGGCCAAGTTCATTTACAGCATCATAGCATCATTTTTCAGTAAAGATGAGGCTATTGAAGATATTGAAGATATAAAACAGGGCGATGCCTTGGAAGAAGTCATGGGTTACTTCCAGGAGATGTCTCCCCGTGCTTATGAGGTTTTGGTGGCAGAAAGGGATGCGTTCATGGCTCAAAGGCTCCTGGATCTGGAAGGAAATGTGGTAGCTGTGGTAGGGGCCGGTCACAAAAAGGGAATTCAAAAGAACATGGAAAACCCCCAGGACATACCTCCACTTTACCAGCTTATGGAGTTAAAAGAATCAAAAATCAGTGCCACTAAAGTGATCTTATTTGCAATACCGGCATTATTCATAATAATATTTGTACTTGCATTCCTGCAGGGGATCAACATCCAATCTGGAATTCTGGAGTTTGTTCTACTCACAGGGGGATTGGCCTTTGTCGGATCTCTTTTAGCTGGATCTAAAATCCCTTCTGCTATCACTGCATTTATAGTAGCCCCCTTCACCGCTATACACCCCCTTCTGGCCGCAGGATGGTTTGCAGGAATAGTGGAGGCCAAATTGAGGGGAGTTTCCATGGATGACTTGGCCAGCCTATCCAAGAGTGAAAGTCTGCGTGACCTCTGGAATAACCGATTATTTAGAATACTACTGGTGGTGGTGGGGGCCAACATCGGCACCACCATCGGAGTCTTCCTATCCATACCCAACGTTCTCCTGCCCTTGATCAATAAATTAATGGGCATGTAA
- a CDS encoding DUF1922 domain-containing protein encodes MYLIFRCDCGRAVYAKEGVNVKKCVCGKNLKVAQRRIIAKTEDHQTASEKVQELQEEKYGGVYFTTADKL; translated from the coding sequence ATGTACTTGATATTCAGATGTGACTGTGGAAGGGCAGTATATGCCAAAGAAGGTGTAAACGTGAAGAAATGCGTTTGTGGGAAGAATTTGAAGGTTGCTCAGAGGAGAATCATAGCTAAAACTGAAGACCATCAAACAGCCTCTGAAAAGGTGCAAGAACTTCAGGAAGAAAAGTATGGTGGAGTCTACTTTACTACTGCCGATAAATTATGA
- a CDS encoding GTP-binding protein — protein MNSRNFYNLTRRGERKNIEFKENLNSNTHLFTERKQQLASQMKYRLERGHGEAIYFIGVDDDGLLVGLGKSTMDESLHVLGELAREINAKITDVEKQTAGRGEVAKVIISRRHNSKGDHLLIGVAGHVDHGKSTLVGTLTTGTLDTGSGSTRIFLDVQKHEIERGLSADLSFAVYGFKNGGPVRIKNPLNKRDKAFMVEKCDKLISFVDTVGHEPWLRTTIRGIVGQKLSHGLLVVAADQGPTHITREHLGIILAMELPVIVVMTKIDMVNEEQIKNIRQEIFDLLKLVGRIPYMVKTIEDTDFLTENMNQHLVPVIKASPVTGEGLELLDQLFSGLKMPSHEEDSQKPFMMYIDKIYSVLGVGTVVSGTIRQGKVKKGEKLILGPSSSGDFLPVNVKTIEMHHYRKESAGVGEVVGISIAGVEMDEIRRGMIICHPDYNPRAVREFDADVAILVHPTTIKDGYECITHIETIAETSCFRPIDQEYLSAGDTGSIRMRFKYRPYAIREGQKLIFREGKSKGVGTVTRLVS, from the coding sequence ATGAATAGTAGAAATTTCTATAATCTTACCCGCAGAGGTGAGAGAAAAAACATAGAATTCAAAGAAAATCTTAATTCTAATACTCATCTTTTTACTGAACGCAAACAACAACTAGCATCCCAGATGAAATACCGTCTGGAAAGAGGCCATGGTGAGGCCATTTATTTTATTGGAGTGGATGATGACGGTCTGCTGGTTGGACTGGGAAAATCCACAATGGACGAATCCCTCCATGTTCTGGGTGAACTGGCCCGTGAAATAAATGCCAAAATCACGGACGTGGAAAAGCAAACTGCGGGCAGGGGTGAAGTTGCCAAGGTAATTATCAGCCGCCGGCATAACAGCAAAGGCGATCATTTACTTATTGGAGTTGCCGGTCACGTGGACCATGGTAAAAGCACCCTGGTGGGAACCCTAACCACCGGAACACTGGACACCGGTTCAGGGAGCACCCGCATATTTCTGGATGTTCAAAAACATGAGATAGAACGGGGTTTGTCCGCTGATCTGTCCTTCGCAGTATATGGATTCAAAAATGGAGGACCAGTACGTATTAAGAACCCTCTTAACAAGAGGGATAAAGCATTTATGGTGGAAAAGTGCGATAAACTGATTTCTTTCGTGGACACTGTGGGCCATGAACCCTGGCTCCGCACCACCATCAGAGGTATTGTGGGGCAAAAGCTGAGTCATGGCCTGCTAGTGGTGGCAGCGGACCAGGGACCCACCCATATCACCAGAGAACATCTGGGGATAATTTTAGCCATGGAACTACCAGTTATAGTGGTAATGACTAAAATTGACATGGTGAATGAGGAGCAAATTAAGAATATTCGGCAGGAGATCTTCGACCTGTTGAAACTGGTGGGAAGAATACCCTACATGGTGAAAACCATTGAAGATACGGATTTTTTAACAGAAAACATGAACCAACATCTGGTGCCGGTTATTAAAGCATCCCCTGTTACTGGTGAGGGACTTGAACTATTAGATCAGCTTTTTTCGGGCCTTAAAATGCCATCCCATGAGGAAGATTCCCAGAAGCCATTTATGATGTACATCGATAAGATCTACTCAGTTCTGGGAGTGGGAACTGTGGTAAGTGGCACCATACGACAAGGAAAGGTTAAAAAGGGTGAAAAACTTATTTTAGGACCTTCGAGTTCGGGTGATTTCCTTCCAGTAAATGTTAAAACCATTGAAATGCACCATTATCGAAAAGAAAGTGCTGGTGTGGGTGAAGTGGTGGGAATTTCCATTGCCGGTGTGGAAATGGATGAAATTAGGAGAGGGATGATCATATGCCACCCAGATTACAATCCACGTGCAGTGAGGGAATTTGACGCGGATGTGGCTATATTGGTGCACCCCACCACCATTAAGGATGGTTACGAGTGCATAACCCACATCGAGACCATAGCCGAAACCAGTTGTTTTAGACCTATTGACCAGGAGTATCTATCTGCAGGGGACACAGGATCCATAAGAATGAGATTCAAATACCGACCTTACGCTATCCGTGAAGGCCAAAAATTAATATTCAGGGAAGGAAAAAGTAAAGGAGTCGGAACTGTGACCCGTTTAGTCAGTTAA
- a CDS encoding TIGR00269 family protein gives MQHLDYQNFNQELENKVKKVITDYNLIDEGDRVAVALSGGKDSVLTLHILDKLLKENEFDFELLVIAIDEGISGYREEGTESARNNASGLGVEYHEVSLESEMGFSLDEAAKFFQTACVPCGVFRRYLLNRTAHQLGADKLATGHNLDDEIQSFLMSFARADVRRFAKFGPKQERIHPKMVPRIKPLWLIPEKEVGVWAVMNEVDVHLAECPYAHQSLRSRLKNYLNHLEEDRPGTKMNLLEFFQKNLQIDKKQVKIHQCKICGEPSSASICQACEMQEFIKKELE, from the coding sequence ATGCAACACCTGGATTACCAGAACTTCAATCAGGAACTTGAAAATAAGGTTAAAAAAGTAATAACCGATTATAATTTGATAGATGAAGGTGATAGGGTAGCAGTTGCTCTTTCAGGGGGTAAGGACAGCGTTTTAACCCTGCACATTCTGGATAAACTTCTAAAGGAAAATGAGTTTGATTTTGAACTTCTGGTCATTGCCATTGATGAGGGAATATCTGGTTATCGTGAAGAGGGAACTGAATCTGCCCGGAATAATGCATCTGGACTGGGAGTGGAGTATCATGAAGTATCACTGGAAAGTGAGATGGGATTCTCCCTGGACGAGGCGGCTAAGTTTTTCCAGACGGCATGTGTTCCGTGTGGTGTTTTCAGACGTTACCTCCTGAACCGCACCGCCCACCAGCTGGGTGCGGATAAACTGGCCACGGGTCACAACCTGGATGATGAAATTCAGTCTTTTCTAATGAGTTTCGCCCGGGCGGATGTGCGGCGTTTCGCCAAGTTCGGACCGAAACAGGAACGCATCCACCCTAAAATGGTGCCACGCATTAAACCACTATGGCTAATACCAGAAAAAGAGGTGGGTGTATGGGCAGTTATGAATGAAGTAGATGTGCACCTGGCAGAATGTCCATATGCTCATCAATCCCTCAGGTCACGATTAAAAAATTACCTCAACCATCTGGAAGAAGACCGGCCAGGCACCAAAATGAACCTCCTTGAATTTTTCCAGAAAAACCTGCAGATAGATAAAAAACAGGTTAAAATTCACCAGTGCAAGATATGTGGCGAACCATCATCTGCTTCTATCTGCCAGGCCTGTGAGATGCAGGAATTCATAAAAAAGGAATTAGAATGA
- a CDS encoding MTH1187 family thiamine-binding protein: protein MISAELTVIPLGTPGTSLSKYVAAAVAALDEAGIKYQLSGMGTLLEAENPDELFDAIKIAHEAVFKAGSQRVVTSVKIDDRRDRDRTMADKVHSVEKKLG from the coding sequence ATGATATCTGCAGAACTGACCGTAATCCCCCTAGGCACCCCCGGGACCAGTCTCAGCAAATATGTGGCCGCTGCCGTGGCTGCATTAGATGAAGCTGGAATCAAATATCAGTTAAGCGGGATGGGAACCCTTTTGGAAGCTGAAAATCCAGATGAACTCTTTGATGCCATTAAAATTGCTCATGAAGCAGTTTTTAAGGCAGGTTCCCAGCGTGTGGTGACCAGTGTCAAGATCGACGACCGCAGGGATCGTGACCGAACCATGGCCGATAAGGTGCACTCAGTAGAGAAAAAACTGGGATGA
- a CDS encoding DegT/DnrJ/EryC1/StrS aminotransferase family protein, translating to MIPVAKPLIGEEEIEEVEKVLRSGFIAQGPRVAEFEEAFASYIGTKHAVATSSGTTALHLSLLALGVGNGDEVITTPFSFAATGNCALYVGARPVFVDIDPQTFNLDPNQIEEAITKKTKAILPVHLYGQPAKMDLIKEISQEHGIPVVEDAAQAHGAMFQDEMIGSIGDMACFSFYPTKNMTTSEGGMITTNNTELADMARILRAHGEKERYHHSVLGYNFRMTDIAAAIGLVQLKKLDGFNQKRIENAEYLTEHLKRISDIEAPFVSPQVKHVFHQYTVRVKDGKRNDVMNFLNQEGIGTGIHYPVPIYKQELYQNLGYNDNCPLTEKAASEVLSLPVHPSLSVEELEKIVISLEAASDKFF from the coding sequence ATGATACCAGTTGCCAAGCCCCTTATCGGTGAAGAAGAAATAGAAGAAGTGGAAAAAGTGTTAAGGTCCGGGTTCATAGCCCAGGGCCCAAGAGTGGCAGAATTTGAGGAAGCCTTTGCCAGTTACATTGGAACGAAACATGCGGTTGCTACGAGTTCAGGAACCACAGCATTACACCTTTCTCTACTGGCCCTGGGTGTGGGCAATGGTGATGAGGTTATAACCACTCCTTTCAGCTTTGCAGCCACCGGTAACTGTGCACTCTATGTTGGAGCCAGACCGGTCTTTGTGGACATCGATCCCCAGACCTTTAACCTGGACCCCAACCAGATTGAAGAGGCCATAACCAAAAAAACCAAGGCTATACTACCCGTGCATCTCTACGGTCAACCCGCTAAGATGGACCTGATTAAAGAAATCTCACAAGAACATGGCATTCCAGTTGTGGAAGACGCTGCCCAGGCACATGGGGCCATGTTCCAGGATGAGATGATCGGATCTATAGGTGATATGGCTTGTTTCAGTTTTTATCCCACCAAGAACATGACCACCAGTGAAGGTGGGATGATAACCACCAACAACACAGAACTTGCCGATATGGCCCGGATACTGAGGGCTCACGGTGAAAAAGAAAGATACCATCATTCTGTTCTGGGATACAATTTCCGGATGACTGACATAGCTGCTGCCATTGGCCTGGTTCAACTTAAAAAACTGGATGGGTTTAATCAGAAGAGAATAGAAAACGCAGAATACCTAACCGAACATTTAAAGAGAATTTCAGATATTGAAGCACCATTTGTCTCCCCCCAAGTGAAACACGTATTTCACCAGTACACTGTGAGGGTTAAAGATGGAAAAAGGAATGATGTGATGAACTTCCTCAACCAGGAAGGAATTGGAACCGGAATACATTACCCTGTCCCTATTTACAAACAGGAACTCTACCAGAACCTGGGGTACAATGATAACTGTCCCCTGACTGAAAAAGCAGCCTCTGAAGTTTTATCCCTCCCAGTACATCCATCTTTATCCGTAGAAGAACTGGAAAAAATAGTGATTTCACTGGAAGCCGCTTCTGATAAGTTTTTCTAG